Within Amycolatopsis sp. cg5, the genomic segment GCTGTCGACCGTCTCGGCCGACCCGGTGACCGGGCGGCAGATCAGCGTCCACCTGCTCGCGTATCTCTTCGATCCTGCTTCATCGGCGATCGTCCTGGAGCAGGCGCGGCTGCGCGACGAGCGCCGAACCCGGTTGCGCCGGATGGCCGAGAAGATGGCGGCCGACGGCCTGCCGATCGACCCCGACGACGTGATGGACCGGCTCCCGCCGGACGCCGCCGGCGGGCGCCCGCACCTCGCGCAGGCGCTGATGCGCGCCGGGCTGGTCGAGTCGGTCAGCCACGCCTTCGACAGCTACCTCGCCAAGGGCAGCGGCTACTACGTCGGCCGCGAGGACACCCCGATCGAGCACGCGATCGACATGATCGCCGCGGCGGGCGGCGTCACGGTCATCGCGCATCCGTTCGCGCGGTCGCGGGGCGCGGTCATCCGGCCGGAGACGCTCGCCGGCCTCGCCGCGCACGGCCTCACCGGCGTCGAGATCGACCACCCCGACCACGACGAGCCGACGCGGGCGGAACTGCGCGGGCTCGCCGCGGACCTCGGCCTGCTCGTGACGGGCTCGAGCGACTACCACGGCACCAACAAGCCGACCAAGATCGGCGCGGAGACCACCGATCCGGGCGTTTACGAGGAACTCGTCTCGCGGGCGACCGGCTCCTCCGTTGTGGTGGGCTGACCATGACGATCACCGACTTCTTCGACGCGAAACTGTTCATGAGCGCGACGATCACGTTGATCGTCATCATGGACCCGCCCGGCACGGTGCCGGTCTTCCTGAGCCTGGTCGGCCGCAAGCCGGTCGCGACGCGTGCGCGCGCCGCGCGGCAGGCCGTGCTGGTCTCGCTGCTGGTGATTTCGCTGTTCGCCGTCGCGGGGCAGGCGATCCTGTCGTATCTCGGCATCGGCATCCCGGCGCTGCAGGGCGCGGGCGGTTTGCTGTTGCTGCTCATCGCTTTGCAGCTGCTGACGGGTAGCAGCGGCGGTGAATCCGAAGCTGCGGGCGACGACGTGAACGTCGCGCTCGTGCCGCTCGGGACGCC encodes:
- a CDS encoding PHP domain-containing protein — encoded protein: MRIDLHAHSTESDGTDSPAGLIEAAVGAGLDVVALTDHDTTAGWAAAAAAVPPGLTLVPGAELSTVSADPVTGRQISVHLLAYLFDPASSAIVLEQARLRDERRTRLRRMAEKMAADGLPIDPDDVMDRLPPDAAGGRPHLAQALMRAGLVESVSHAFDSYLAKGSGYYVGREDTPIEHAIDMIAAAGGVTVIAHPFARSRGAVIRPETLAGLAAHGLTGVEIDHPDHDEPTRAELRGLAADLGLLVTGSSDYHGTNKPTKIGAETTDPGVYEELVSRATGSSVVVG
- a CDS encoding MarC family protein: MTITDFFDAKLFMSATITLIVIMDPPGTVPVFLSLVGRKPVATRARAARQAVLVSLLVISLFAVAGQAILSYLGIGIPALQGAGGLLLLLIALQLLTGSSGGESEAAGDDVNVALVPLGTPLLAGPGAIAATIVFVRQADGHVGAYVALGLSILVVHFFIYLCMRYSGVVIRLIKESGITLVAKIAGLLLAAIAVELIANSVKGFIAGT